A stretch of DNA from Gloeocapsopsis sp. IPPAS B-1203:
GCGCGTAAAGTAAATACGGAATACAATCAAGCTGCTGATGATGGAAATGTAAGCTCCGCAGCAAGTACTATCGATGTTGATGCTGTATCAGTTAAATAGCGACTATTATTCCCTCCTTTATCGTTTGTTAACTGCACAAGATAGCAGGAGGGTGTCTTGAATTTATCGAAAATCAATATCTACATTTGAATTTTATGAACTGCTATCGTTAAATATCTTCTCAGGTTGTGTATTCTCTATAACAAAAGCTATTTTGTCGTGATGGCTTCGCGCTGTTAATATAAATACTGAAGATATGCGATACAAGTTCTGTCTAAGGCGAGTTCAGCAAGGAATATATGGATTCAGATCGCCCATCCACACCTCCTGAGGATCAATTTGATTCTGAAGCTATACCAACATTGCAAAGAAAGACTATCCATCCAGATAGCCTTAAGTTTATGGATATGGCAAAAGACCTCCTAGATAAGCCAGAAATCAAGCAAGCAATGACTGACGAACAACAAAAGCATGAAGAATAGGGCAGGGGGTAGTTTTCCCACTACCCATGTAGATATTTACTGGTTCAGTACCCAGTGAACTAAAGTACGAACACCATAGCCTGTTGCGCCAGGATTGCTACAGCCATTTTCTTTATCTGTCCAAACGGGACCGGCAATATCCAGATGCGCCCAAGAAGTTTCTTTAACAAACTGCTTGAGAAATAATGCAGCTGTAATCGAGCCACCGCCACGCGGTCCTGTATTCTTAAAATCAGCAATTCCAGATTTTAGTCCTTCAAAGTATTTTTCTTCAAAAGGCATCCGCCAAAGTTTTTCGCCGGCGGCTTCGGAAGCTTGGGCAAGCTGATGTGCTAGTTCATCATCAGGAGAGAATAAGCCGGCAATTTCGTCACCTAGAGCAATAATGCAAGCACCTGTGAGAGTTGCTAAATCAACAATTGCATCGACACCCAACTTCTCCGCAAACACTAGTGCATCTGCTAGGGTTAATCGACCTTCAGCATCGGTGTTGTTGACTTCGATTGTTTTACCATTAGAAGCCTTCAGAATATCTCCAGGATGCATTGCTCGACCACTAATCATATTCTCGGTAGCCGCACTGATAAAGTGAACTTCGACATCTGGCTTGAGTTGGGCGATCGCTTTGGCAGCACCTAACGTAGCACCAGCACCTCCCATATCCATTTTCATCATCTCAATGCTGCTACCCGCACCAGCTTTGATATTTAAGCCCCCAGAATCAAACGTTAAACCTTTACCAATAATTGCTAGCTTACGCTTGGGAGTGCCTTCGGGTTTGTAAGTCAGGTGAATAAACTTAGGCGGTAAATCAGAAGCTTGGGCAACGCCTAAAAAAGCTCCCATGCCAAGTTTTTCACACTCCTCACGTTCGAGAACTTCTAGTTGTAAGCCATGATCGTCGGCTATTTTCTGTGCAGTTTCTGCCAGTGTAATCGGTGTCACTGCGTTGGGTGGGGCTGCAACTAATTCTCTTGCTAAGTTAACTCCAGTACAAATTGAGTTGGCACGGGCGATCGCTTCTTCTTGCCCTGCAAATCCAATTAAATCGACTCGTTCGACTGTGAAGCCTTTCTCTTCAGGTTCAGATTTAAAGCGATTATCTTGATACGAAGCTAGTTGAATACCTTCGGCGATCGCTTGTGTTGTTGCCGCAGGGTCATTATCTACTGTTGGTAGACTTACCCCCACAATTTTGCATTTCTCCTTCTTCGCTAATCGAGCAACAGTAGCAGCTGCACGTCGCAAAATGTCTAATTTCAGTGCTTCTTGATTACCTAGCCCGATCAGAAACACTTTACGTACAGAACTACCACTACCAATGCGCGTAACAGCGCTACTGCCTTCTTTGCCTTTGAATTCTGTCTCATCAACGATTTCTTTGATGGCACCAGCAAACTTTTCATCAAGCTGGACGACACTACTGCTCAATTCAGTCTCTTCAAATAAGCCAATAGCAAGACCATCCCCAGTCCAATCTAGAAGTGGGGTATCAATTGCTCGAATTTCCATTTCTATATCTGTGATTAAAGCTTCTTGTACCAGTATCGCGCAAATTCTCACGAACAGGGGTTAGAGAGTTAAAGAAGCAGAGGTGTAGAGGATAATATAGAACTACGAATTAGTACTTCGCAAAGTAGCTATGAATTTTGAATGATAAATTATAAACGTAGTCACCTCAAAATGCATAACTCAACACTCAAAACTAATCACTAGCTACTAGTCTCTTATTATGGTCGCTTCGCCATTGTGTAATTCTGGAGTCGTAGCGATGTTAATTATTGTCTCGTCGCCCTTATGATTGTTGTGTGCTGGTTCGACATTCACAAATAAAGCTTGTAATCGCATTCGCTCAATATAAGGCCAGCCTCCTTGAGATTCAATATCTTTCAGCAACGTGTATAGTGCTTGACGATTGTCTGGCAAAGATGCTTGAAAAAGTCCATCACGAATTTCTTGATGTAGCCCCTCTAGCTGCCGTAGTAGAGATAAAAGTGCAATATTATTGCCTTGACAATTTTCTGCCAAGGTACGGATGGCATTCACAATTGATTGCAGTTCAGCCTGCTGATTGTCCTGACTCAAACTTAATGTTCCTTTTCAATAGGTTGCTGACAT
This window harbors:
- a CDS encoding leucyl aminopeptidase, producing MEIRAIDTPLLDWTGDGLAIGLFEETELSSSVVQLDEKFAGAIKEIVDETEFKGKEGSSAVTRIGSGSSVRKVFLIGLGNQEALKLDILRRAAATVARLAKKEKCKIVGVSLPTVDNDPAATTQAIAEGIQLASYQDNRFKSEPEEKGFTVERVDLIGFAGQEEAIARANSICTGVNLARELVAAPPNAVTPITLAETAQKIADDHGLQLEVLEREECEKLGMGAFLGVAQASDLPPKFIHLTYKPEGTPKRKLAIIGKGLTFDSGGLNIKAGAGSSIEMMKMDMGGAGATLGAAKAIAQLKPDVEVHFISAATENMISGRAMHPGDILKASNGKTIEVNNTDAEGRLTLADALVFAEKLGVDAIVDLATLTGACIIALGDEIAGLFSPDDELAHQLAQASEAAGEKLWRMPFEEKYFEGLKSGIADFKNTGPRGGGSITAALFLKQFVKETSWAHLDIAGPVWTDKENGCSNPGATGYGVRTLVHWVLNQ